The following proteins come from a genomic window of Candidatus Babeliales bacterium:
- a CDS encoding HIT domain-containing protein: MDNNCVFCKIIAGQLPSKVIAETKDIIVIDNIAPKTPIHYLIIPKKHIADINSLKQDDVILVGEMVMMAKKLSEDLSGSQDFRLSVNNGLDAGQSVFHLHIHFLAGQKFFDHV, from the coding sequence ATGGATAACAACTGTGTCTTTTGTAAAATTATCGCAGGTCAATTGCCATCAAAGGTAATAGCAGAAACCAAAGATATTATTGTCATTGATAATATCGCTCCAAAAACTCCCATTCATTATCTTATTATTCCCAAAAAACATATTGCTGATATTAATTCACTCAAGCAGGATGATGTAATTCTTGTGGGTGAAATGGTGATGATGGCAAAAAAATTGTCTGAAGACCTTTCTGGTTCACAAGACTTTCGTCTTTCTGTTAACAATGGTCTTGACGCAGGTCAGAGCGTTTTTCATTTACACATTCATTTTCTTGCAGGTCAAAAATTCTTTGATCATGTTTAA
- a CDS encoding glycerophosphodiester phosphodiesterase yields the protein MKIISLVVIVSYCIPLYSIVVIGHRGASGHCIENTLSSFERAIECNADMIEFDVRKCASGELIVFHDAQVDRLTAGNGYVALKTLSELKQLKVLGVEQIPTVAEVFDYVDRRVKLYIELKSPAIACDILRMIEYYVQNKQWCYDDFLIASFDHTQLQEIKALNDRIIIVALMYGIPVSFGASATDVNADVVGLDSEFITKAFVDDIHDRGMLVYVYTINDRDDLIRLLGYGVDGIITDYPDYIRDLLLLNCELL from the coding sequence ATGAAGATAATAAGTTTAGTAGTTATTGTGTCATATTGCATACCATTGTATTCCATTGTGGTCATTGGTCATCGTGGTGCATCTGGACATTGTATTGAAAATACATTGTCTTCATTTGAACGAGCCATAGAATGCAATGCTGATATGATAGAATTTGATGTTCGCAAGTGCGCATCAGGTGAATTGATTGTGTTCCATGATGCACAAGTTGATCGATTAACTGCAGGTAATGGTTACGTTGCTTTAAAAACTTTGAGTGAGTTGAAACAATTGAAAGTTCTCGGTGTTGAGCAAATTCCAACGGTAGCAGAGGTTTTTGATTATGTTGACCGCCGAGTAAAATTGTATATTGAACTAAAAAGCCCTGCTATTGCGTGCGATATTTTGCGTATGATTGAATATTATGTTCAGAATAAACAATGGTGTTATGACGATTTTTTAATTGCGTCGTTTGATCATACTCAATTACAAGAAATTAAAGCTCTCAATGACCGGATTATTATTGTTGCCTTGATGTATGGCATACCAGTTAGTTTTGGAGCATCTGCAACTGATGTTAACGCAGATGTTGTTGGTTTAGATTCCGAATTTATAACCAAAGCATTTGTGGATGATATTCATGACCGCGGTATGTTGGTCTATGTGTATACCATAAATGATAGAGATGATCTTATTCGTCTGCTTGGTTATGGTGTTGATGGGATTATTACGGATTATCCTGATTATATTCGTGATCTTTTGTTGTTGAATTGTGAATTGTTATAA